The genome window aaccgAGCATATCCAGcctcaaagcgactagcaccaaggcagacACGCTTTCTCCCCTGCTGAAGGAAGACACTCTTCCGAAGCTCCCGACTGCCAAAGCTCCCAACTGCCGAACCTACTCTCCAAAACATGTGTCACCACCACAGCagcttgcacaaagtcccacatcgaaactttgtgcaaacctcccactttcacttccctgtaaatagggaacagtacccaagtaaaaagggtaacttcTCTCTCACTTTTACTATTACTCTGCCAATTTTACCATCCATAgctgacttaagcatcggagagccttcggctgGCACCACACcagtgtccgaagcttaacgactGCTTCTCCTACTCTGTCTTCTGCAGGCTCTTCCCTTACcgaaggtcctcaccttctccCCCGTTGAAGACAATCCACTTCTCTCTAAGTTGGCCTCCCAAAAAGAGCATCAACAGAAATATCTTGGGAGGTTGTACCAAAGAAGACTTCAttactaataaataaataaatagtttgaCAAACAAAGCAGAAATtaaaatctttaaattatttcaagTAAAATCATAGTAAAGATTTGCAAATGGATTTCAGTCTTCACAGCAAGAGAAAGGCAACAAACGATTCTATTATTGGTTGGTACAATGAAATGAGCAACCAAAGCCGAACCTAtctatttgttgtttattCTATTACACAAACCCATCCACTTGTTGACATTCTATTTTTCCCCAAATGGTAACACAGGGATGCTTTGTTCATTCCTAAAGAAGTTACCAGGATCAACTAAGGTCTTCACTTGTGCAAGTCTCCTAAAGTTATTCTTGAAGTAGCTCAAACCCCAAAGGCTTGCTTGTGCATAGCTTGTGTTAGCATCCTTGTTCATCCCCAAGTCCAGATCCCTGTAGTTCATATAGGCAGCTCTTGGGGACTTGGAAGCATATGCTGCCACGTAGCCACACACCTTTCTTGTCCAGCTAATATATTTCCCAGTTTCTTTGTCATCATCCCAACTGAAATAATACTGGATTTCACATAAGTTCCCTTTTCTAGGTGGGAAAAGAGTTTCTGAATTGGAAATCTCACTCATTCTTCCCCCAAAAGGTGACAGTATCAACAGGGATGTGTACAGTTGAAGCATAATGTGCCTGTTAGAATTTTAGGGGAAACAAAGTGATTGTATTAGATTAGAGGAGAATAGTACATGGCTTGATGTAAGCTAATTGGCCTTCTTCATAGCTTATTGGCTTATTGGCCACTACACTTGATTTAGAATAGTTTGGGCCATTTGGCCCTCCACTTAGATTAGTTTGGGCTATTTGGCCCTTGCACTTTGATTGGTGAGCTCATTGGCTCTCTATAATATAGCTAGCTTTGGATAGCTCTTGGCTCCCTAATGGTTTGGGGGTTCTTTTGTTGACTCCTCCATATGACTTGGTTTGGGTAGCTTTTGTGTTCCCACATAGATTGAGAGTTGATTGGTTCACTCCACATTTCATTGTGGTTgcatgcctatttataggctcctTCGCCGACATGCACAGCCACCAACTTGGGCTTCTTCATTTCTTAGCCATACATGTGTCTTGTACTAGAATGTTCTTCAAACTTCAATTGCTTTTGTTCTACCACCTTGAGCATTTAGCTTGTTCTAGAATATTCTTGCATTGTCACCTCTATCTTTTAGAGTCTTGACTTTTCTAGAATTGTGTAGAACACAAACGAGCATTATTTTTTCCAACAGCGATAAACCTTCCAAGCCAGcttctgaaattggttttgtcaCATAGTCTGATTTTGCTTTGAAGAATCTCTTAGATTGTTGAGTCCGCTGAAGTAGAActtctgttttgtttctttggatATCAGCCATGGATAGAACAGACTCAATCTAACTCATTTCAGCGAATTTGGTCTGCTCCACACTTAACTCTGGGAAATTTTCTTTCATCCAAGGGAGAAGTTTCTTGACAGTCTCAAGGAACAAGAAATTGAATATAACTTGAATAGTTTTCCCGCCATTTGTACCAGCTCCATTTGCAACTTATATAACCAAACGCAAGAAATTCCCTTCAGGAATCCTATCTGCTATAGCTTGCCATCTAGAAACAAGTTTGGTTGCACCCTGTTGTATGGTCTTCGATTATCTGTGAACTGTTACAGATGGAGAAACAGGAACCAACTCAAGTTTCCATGCCAGAATGACTCCAAAGCTTGAACCTCCCCCTCCTCTAATAGCCCTTGAGCATGTGGAATTGTATGAGCTCTGAGCTCACTTGTATAGGCACCATGAGTTGATAGAACATTGTAGCTATTGTTAACTTTTCAATGGTAGGATCCaaaaaattctatatatactAAAACCCAATGCAACTAAACACTGCTGCtaagcacggtgaaatgacgAAACTAAACTCAGTTTTCTCATCAGCACAGTGAAATCACGGTTTCGCCCTTGGCTAATTGCTTTGTGTTTTCCCCGTTTTGTCCCCCCTCTCCTTCGATTGTAACGACTTGGAGCCTTCGTTCTATCATATGCTGGGTTCGCTTCTAACCAGGTTGGTTGGCCTGGTTGCGGGGCAATGATGGAAGAGGTCGGTCTACTATTGGAGATTATCTGGAGGCTTCGATTTTTATGGGAGTAGCGTGCGTTGGTCTTCTTTTTCATATCGAACTCCAGCTTGCTCTCTGTTTCGGTCTCTTTCTCTCACTGATCTGTAAGTAAATTTTGCTTCATCTTTCCTTTCGATTTTTGTTgctcttctttttcatttctgtTGTTACTAATATCTTGGATCTTATTTGATTAAACTATACGACCTGTTTTAATTTGCTGCCCTAAAAGTCCAAATCTCTAATAGATGTTATAGATTTTCTGTTTGCATGCGGTTATAAATTTTCTATGTGGccgatttttaatttttttttcctgtttgtACTTATCTTGCGTTCCTTTTTTGGACTCTCTCTTTGACCTTGAAGATGCATAAGGTTCTTGATTACTGTCAATTACTGAGAATCCTGTTATGTCATTTTCACATACAGCTCAGACAGACTAGCTTCCTATAGCATATACAGCCCTTGATTATAAAAGGGTGGAACCACATTCTCTTGATATAGTATTGCAATTGTATAGCAAGCTGTAAAATTTGTTGTATTACCTGCATTGTCCTGCTGTTCATAGGTAAATGCATAGCTTTAATTAcctcctctgttttttttttttttctctgttttcttctgtttctCAGCCTTTTGTAGATCTGAGTTATCAATCTCtacttcttttttccctttatttCTCAGGAAGGTTTATGcttcttcaagaagagaaaTGCTGcaaggaacccaaaaatacgAGGACTCTTCATCCCTAATAGGAAACCCAATAGATGACTGTTAGGAATGTAACCCAAATTGGCCAAACAACAGGCAGAGCTTAGCAGATTGTGCAATTGGGTTTGGCCAATATGCTCTTGGAGGCAAAGGTGGTGAGTATTATATTGTCAGAGACTCTTCTAATGATGATGCTGTGAATCCAAGGCCAGGCACTCTGAGTTATGCTGTGATACAGACTGAGCCTCTCTGGATTGTGTTCCCTGGCAACATGCTCATCAAGCTCTCCCAAGAGCTCATCTTCAACAGCTACAAGACCCTTGATGGCCGTGGAGCCAATGTCCACATTGTGGGTGGTGGCTGCATCACATTGCAGTTCATAAGCAATGTCATCATCCACAATGTGCATATCCACAACTGTTATCCGTCAGGTACATGAGTTTTCCACTtcatttcatgaatttttatttaccATATACGCATGGTTTGCTCATAGTTAAGTTTATTCAAATTTACTCGATACATATGATTTACGAGTGATTGCAAATATTTAGTTTTATCTAATACATGTGACTTATGAATAAGAGACTGTGTGTATCTAGATTTACTTTAGATTTACCTTAAAACCCTTTGCCAGGttgtttttgcttttactCAAAAATAATTTCGGTGTATGCTCTTGGAATTAGCTCAAGTAAAGGAGAAGGTGTTTGATAAAAATTGGTTAGGATTAGAATAAGTTAAGATTTCGATCCATTCCATGCAGGTGGCACTAATATGCGTTGAAGCCCAACCCACTACGGCTACCGCACAAAATCAGACGGATTTTGACTGGTAAAGATATTCTCAAGGAAACTGACTTTTTGGACTTTATTTACTCTGTTTAAAATTGGCTTTCTGAAAGGGAAGATTTGAATGACTGATGAAACAGAGAATATGATTATATGtcaaatattatattgttgTTTTTCAAGTAGCATTCGTCTTCTGGCTGCTCCTatccatatatataatgaCAAATAGCATATTTGGATAAtcaaatttgttctttttctttcttttcaaagtTACTAGGTTTAATTGTAACCGAAAAAAAAGTTACTAGGTTTAATTTGTGCTTGCACACAATGTATAATTTATTCTCCATTTAGCTTAACAAACTTATTAATGGCACTCTCTGCATATTTTCAGGATTGATACTCAATCAAATACAGGGAAATTTCAATCCCTCTTTCGTGTATGAGCCCTCATAAAGATGACATTTATATGCTTTTGTTGAAGAACTTTACGAAATATTCATTAcatttttgtgttgttttacCGCACATTGTATTTTAGTATCTTCTTGAGGATGTTGCTTTGGAGCCCAAATGGTTGAATAAAATCCCTGTAGGTCAGGAGTTCATgcttttttttaacttttacgGGGAACTTTTGACTTGATGTGGATAAATATCATTCTAGCCATGACATTGATTGAGGAGCCAATATATTTAGCATTGGAGTTTAAAATTAACTTTAGAATTCGTCATTAATTCTCAGGTCCAGTGAgatctatttctttttctttcgaggttttattttatttttttaataactcagGTGGGTTTTTCTGGTAATGCATCTTCAGCCCCTGAATCAAGAAATTGTAAATTCTCCAGTAATGTGATGATTCATGCAGTTGACAAATTCGGGAGCTTCTTAAGgcaatttcctctttttccaaATGCTTTTCTCGTTGGTGGTTGGTGCAGAAGACTTCTTTATTATTCAACTTGCAGGTCAGGTAAATTTTGAAGCACTCTATGCTGCAAGTACTTTTGTTGAGTATTTGTTCTCACATTGCATTGAATGAGGTCGATATTTTCTTTATCGGTCAGCTTCAAAAACTGAAGGTGGAACCAGCACATAAAACTTCTCCAGGGTAATATTCTAACCAATTTTTAGGTTTAAGATTCAAGGCATCATGTGAACCGGGTATTTTGGTGGCTTCAGATTATCAACTTATTTATTGTGGTGCTAATTATTTAAACTCAAGTTATTTGTGCCTAATGAACCACAACTGCAATAATTTTagttgtaatatatatatatatatatatatatgtttgtgtgtctatttattttttggtatatAAGCAGACCGCTGTCTCGCGTCATGCTGAGGCTGATAGataattttgatgaattaGAACTTTATGATACACAAGGACAGAGTTGTAGGAACTGTCTTCGCTCACAATTAAGATGTCATTGTCCTCTGAatgaatttgaaaacaaacCAGTCTTCGCTTCATATCCTCATATTTTCATGTTTCCATTTGTTGGTATGAGAAAAGGAAATGTAAAAGAGGTTGTGATTTCTGTTGGGGTCCATTCCAAAATTATATAGGTTCTGCTGCATGCTAAATTTGCAGCTCAACTCTTTCATCCATGTTACTGAGTCTTTGGAGCTCATTGTTTAGACTCTTGTTTATGGATAGTTTGATGATTTGCAGCATCAATGTTTTAGACAATTAAGGCACAGTGATTATCATCCATAGTTTTgactttggttttttctttttattccctagaaattaattttactGAGAAATTTGGATTTCTATTTCAGAAGGTTTGTTCTGGAAAATacaaaatccaaatattaTGAAGTGTGCACCGGAGAAGATcctcttttttacttttccaaaatataaatagtcTATTATATTAGTCTGATGTTTCGTACCCCCAACTTATCTTTTATAGTTAATGTTCCATTTGTGTTTGCAGGCCTGAGTCATTGGGTATTATTGTTGGAATTATTTTCTTGGTCTTGGGAATCTTATTCTAGTTTTTCAACTTCACTGCAGATTCAAATGTAAGTTTGCTCTCTTTCATTGAATACAGGAACATAACTTGATTTCAATTTACAATTTCTGCAATTTATTGGTTCTTAGAGGTGAAACATGAGAATTCCTGTTTGTTTATTATCTGTTTGCCTACTTTTTAAATGTAGTTATTTACATAGTTAAGGGCGTTAGTGAAAAAACTGTTCCCACCAATTAAGGGGTAGGTTATGAGTACATTTTGTTCAAACCCATTAGAGTTTACAAATGAAAGAGATGGAAAAAATTTGATGGCCTAATACTAATTTGATGGCCGTATCAGATTGTTTAGATGTAATGAACAAAACTATAACCTATAACCTGTTATTTCTGCCTTTATTCTGCTTACATTAACACAtgtcattttccaaatttgtaCCAACAGAGTTAAAACCTCCGCCGAGGACAAGAAAGAACACAAGCCACCTCTACAGCTGAGCTAACAAGAGAAAGAATCCCTTCTAACAGAGATCAAGGCAGAAAAATCCTCTTCCACGACCCAAtagcatatatataaagacCTATTCAAACTCTTTTGAACAATGAGCAACTCAATATTGTCgatattttgatgttttgaCTGCCACttgatttattaaaatatagtCAGTATTTTAATCATGACAAACAGCATAAAAAAACATGTTATTATCCTATTTTTTTGTAACTTAGACTTGCTAAACAAAGCATGATGCCACTATTTAGATATCCATGTCTATATAAATAGTACCATCATTCCTACATATTTTTCAACTTCGTACACATTTCACACGGTTTTAAAACCCGCAACATCGTGCGGGCACCATTGTTAGTAAGTTCTATGCTAATTAAAGACTTTCCATAAACGTGTacccaaaaacaagaaatatgaTCCAGTAGTGATGCAGTAGTTATGCACTTGCTTCCGTGAAGCTGtcatcattttgttttctgtgcgttgaaatgagaaatacaactaatattgctttatttttgttaaaaaataatgcaCGCATTTGAAAGGGATCTGCAATTTTAGAAAGCGTGGTGGAAGAAGAGGCTATGTCGGCTTGGGGTAAAAAATATCCCAGAAGAATAGCTCATGCCCTAGACAAGTCCTATTAGAAATGATTTTGAGTTTATTCTAGAATATAATCCAAGGAGTAGGGGCAGAACTTGTGGCTAAGAGGAATAAGCCAAGTCAGTGGAACTTAGACAAGTCGGCAACAATGCCTATAACTTTGCAAGCAATCTAGCAAAGTGGAGCTAAGAGCTCACCAATCCAAGTCATCAAGGTGGCCACATGGAAGCCAATAGCCATATAAAGGCCAAAAGCCTTGTTTTATCAAGCAGGATATGAAGTAGTTAATAGCTACATCAGTGAAGGGCCAATAGCCTACAATTCCCAATTGCTATACCACGAGAAGGCCAATAGCCTGTAATCCTATGTACACAAAGCCATGTACTATTCTTCTCCAATCTAATAAAATCATGTTATTTCAATTATTGCACTACTATTATAAACCCCTTCAGGCACAACCTAACAGTGCTATCAGAGCATCTAAAATCCAACAATTTCCATTATAGAGTCTACTGTATTCTGCATCTGCACATAGAAAATAGCACTGATATGTTCTTTTATGCTCCTACAGTGATGGAATATGGTCTAAGCTTTTGGAGAAGTGTTGAATGCATTGGTTTAGGCTGCAgacttatttattattattttctacaTTGGGCCAAACCCaactatttattatttacacTCTATTTCTGCCCATATGGTAAAACAGGGATGCTTTGTTCATTTCTAAAGAAGTTACCAGGACCAACTAAGGTCTTTACATGAACAAGTCTCCTAAAGTTACTCTTGAAATACTTCAAACCCCAAATGCTTGCTTGTGCATAGCTTGTATTAGCATCATGGTTCCTCCCCAAGTCTAGATCCCTATAGTTCAAATAGGCAGCTCTTGGGGACTTTGAAACATGTGATGCCATGTAGGCATACACCCTTCTCATCCAGCTAATATGTTTCTCAGTTTCCTTGTCATCATCCCAAGTGACCAAATACTGGATTGCAAATATACTTCCATTTCTATGTGGGAAAGGAGTTTCTGAATAAGATATCTCACTCATTCTTCCACCGTAAGGTGTCAATGTCAACTGGGATGTCTCTACTTCAAGTAGTCTTTGCCACAAACCTTCCAAGCCAGCTTGTGAAATGGGTTGCGTCACATTGTCCGATTTTGCTTTGAAGAAGCTCCTAGATGGCTGAGTCCTTTTCAGCAAAACTTCCAAATATTCGCTTATTGGGAAGCCAGCAAAGTACATCACAGACTGGATCCAACTCATTTCAGTGCAATTGCTGTGGTCTAAACTCAAGTCCGGGAACTTATCTTGCATCAAAAGGAGAAGCTTCTAAACCGGTCCAAGAAACAACGAATCAAACGACACTTTAATAGTTTTGCCATCAGTTGCACCGGCTTCATTTGCAACTTCCACAACCAAATGTAAGAAAAGGTCTTCATGGAGCTTATCTGTTACACCTTCTTATATGGCCAGAATGACTGCAAAGCTCGAGCCTCATCCTCCTCTGATAGCCCATAAGAGTTCTTCTCCCATGGGCAGAGTTCTCCTCCAATCTAATAAAATCACTTTCTTGTTTCCCTTACAATTCTAACAAAAAGGATGAAAAGTAGAGGAAGTAGTTTCATGTGTAAGGTCACCATTTTCATTTCCTCTGTATGAAATGCATGAGCTCTTAGCTCACTTGAAAGATTATTGCAGGCATTAGGTGTGCATATTGAAGACAAAGCAAAGGTTCAGTATGTGTCTCTTTCTTCTGTCAGTTATTATAGAAGAAACAAGTAACAAAACTCTACCGATTTAGAGTCTTCTCAAAAacttattttataatttgagatACAAATGATTTTAATAATCGCAATGTGGATCATATTATCCACATCATCATAAAATAAACCCTCTTAATTGTCGTTTTTTGTCATTCATATTAAAGAAGTcgttgtaaaaataaataaataaactgtTGCATTATTATTTGTCTGTGAAAACAATGAAGTTGCATTATTGTTCGGACACCTAGTAAGCAGCAAATGAATGCTGATTATTAAACCTTCTTGCTACTCACTAAAATATAGATATTAGAAGTAAAGTACCCACTAATGTTGTTGtttggagcaattgctccCCCAGACAAAGTCCTGGGTTCGATTCCTACTATCcttgtagtgtgtgtgagtttagtatattatcgccTCTCaaaataggaaaagaaaaatatcagaaaTTGAGTTTCAAGTTGTGGAAGGAAAAACCTAGAAGAAAGCTTTCAGAAATTGAGTTCGCAAGTTGTGCACCAAACTGAGTTGAGAAGGATGAGAAGTAGAAGTGGAACTAGTTTTGCGTGTGAGATCTCTATTTCTCTGTGCATGTGGAATGGTATGAGCTCTGAGCTCACTTATATAGGTAGTTTGAGTTGAAAGAACAATGCAGCCATTGGATAACCATCGATGATTTTTCAATAATTGAAAAGATAGGAGCATACGCAAGagactgaaaaagaaaaaggttatACAGTATTTTTAGACCTTTCAAAAAATGTTTTCAAAAAGGAAGAAGTGGTGTAAAGGTTtttgtgtggagcccactaacTATTCATTTGGAGATTTTGGGTAAAGTTTGTCTGCAACTTTCCCTTAGTGCACATTCACGTGGGTTGGCTACCTCTACCAATCTACCTATAAATAAGGCATTATCCTGCCTTTGCATAGACACCTCCAGACGAGAGAAGAATGACAGTCAggcagagaagaggaagagaaggaagaaagagggtgagtgagtagagaggaaagagagcatagagaaattctccaagagagaaaattcagtgagctaCACATATtataaacactaaagttgtagccctattattttatatagtggaaaagttaatgctgctgctctccgaggacgtaagCCTAgtcgaacctcgttaaatgctgtgtctcatctgctttacgtgcagctcaatattcgcacatattccagttcattttataacacgttatcagcacgagaaGCTCTCTGGTGTACTGGTGACATTGGAAAAGCAGAGGCTTGAATTAAAACATgcacaaaaccaatttaataTGATAAGATATGTTGGAAAGCTGTTTTtggtttaatatattataatggCAAAAAGAAATGAACATATGCAATTGGGAGCATGTATATACACAGAACACATCCTTATCATTCGATTATtgtttacttttatatatggttatcttatatatatatatatatatataattataatattaatattgaaaggtgataatataatataaaatgtatatatatatatatttataatactgATATActttatgaatatatatatatatatagtggcGGTTTTATCCACACAGttactttatttattgtatggtgtaggttcattacccatacaatttatttactgtatggtgtaggtttattacccatacaatagtatctatttaaaagggtggcgcgggtttatcgtccatgcttttatttttatttaaatgcatggagcagaattagtgcccatacaagcacgtttactttatcgcacatttacttttacttaaagtatgatgtggaatttaccctcatactttatgaatttactttaccgcacatttaattttatttaaggtatggtgcggattaacgtccatacagcaagcaatttaatttatgaatttattttaccgcacatttacatttatttaaagtatggtgcgggtttatcgtccataccagtaatttatttaccagcaatttattttatggattaattgtgcggtatgatgagtttttacagtatgcagatcaggaccagaagttccttgatcctcatcatacaattacatcaggacctgaagatccttgatgatgataatgatatgagagctggcagtctctccggtactatacttgtaaacaagagatcggacttaaagatccttgatccttgaacatgtaaataaggacctagagttccttgatgatgtaacagtaccgtattggttaaaagtgccgtacacatgaataataactgtactggcaaatgtactgtacacatgaatagatacgtattcatgacttgatgaatagtactatatacatgaatagtgacgtatgcataaatattaaccattttgggtaaaccgtcactatatacaaaagggaacctgcagttccttaaactcatggatgagcaattaaataagatgccagaagttcctcaaaatatggacaattatgtaagggcttgaagtcccgaaatatgtacagaaaattgtaaaaatgtccataccatgagaatatgtgattttggcttTGCTTGAAATatgttcaaaatctaacagtgttgagaacctaaagttccaacagttaaatggacaacccttgaggtattattgcagaTTGTGGTAcgccacatatttctttggcataagaagatgatgaatttaataaagttcaattttgttataatcgacacctcaaggaagaaatatattttgtgaattccggttgttaagaatacaccgcgaaatggataatatcagtataaacttcaaatgatgaattgaggctccccacatattttattatatctgggccggaagcccatggatccaaatatatgagatatcctgaacttgaagttgtgggtatatagtagttaatgctcttcactactatattgcgatattatcgtggcttttactcaattcatatttcatgtccatttgaaaagggcgaataaattctgagtttgtgtttaacCCGGGCCAGAAGTTCcgggctcacatgcattgaaatatgaaatttgggagagtcgatgtggttatttgaacctataaggcacaaggttccaaaccgtcattttgaaaagacgtaaaaaccacaggtgcaagtttaagaatgtgcgcaattattataacaggaaaggagcatacaacagatagattttttccacctgcaatgaaggtgcaggccctgtaaaatctataaaattacattatgttctggaagcctctgaaggaagaggacggcgcctcttaagcttagccatgagcctctcgtggtctcccaaaattctttcattggagacctgcagcatgtctagccttctcagtgtatcaacggagtacgaactcaccagtttcaacaaggcattattctctcctttaagtttctcaacctcctgttgagactcatgaagcattctttgaagagacgaattttcagttgttagcttctgaacctcgtttgctctggcacgcaaacgatcagccatgttagaaacagaagcagcactctgaatgctagaagccattgagtcatcaatagcctcttcctcaaacctccctgtcaacagtatttcatccattggagtaatgaaattc of Prunus dulcis chromosome 4, ALMONDv2, whole genome shotgun sequence contains these proteins:
- the LOC117626208 gene encoding uncharacterized protein LOC117626208, which produces MLLEAKVTEPLWIVFPGNMLIKLSQELIFNSYKTLDGRGANVHIVGGGCITLQFISNVIIHNVHIHNCYPSVDKFGSFLRQFPLFPNAFLVGGWCRRLLYYSTCRSGLSHWVLLLELFSWSWESYSSFSTSLQIQIVKTSAEDKKEHKPPLQLS
- the LOC117624303 gene encoding berberine bridge enzyme-like 15, whose protein sequence is MQDKFPDLSLDHSNCTEMSWIQSVMYFAGFPISEYLEVLLKRTQPSRSFFKAKSDNVTQPISQAGLEGLWQRLLEVETSQLTLTPYGGRMSEISYSETPFPHRNGSIFAIQYLVTWDDDKETEKHISWMRRVYAYMASHVSKSPRAAYLNYRDLDLGRNHDANTSYAQASIWGLKYFKSNFRRLVHVKTLVGPGNFFRNEQSIPVLPYGQK